A section of the Kribbella sp. HUAS MG21 genome encodes:
- a CDS encoding type 1 glutamine amidotransferase domain-containing protein, giving the protein MTRVLIALTSHSELGDTGRSTGFYVSEAAEPWAVFQEAGFDVDLVSVRGGRPPVDGVDDTDPIQQKFLAAVDLDHTATAAELDAASYDAIFFAGGHGTMWDFPQDEALAALAAGIYEHGGVVAAVCHGPSALVNLRLSDGSYLVDGKNVAGFTNAEEAAVELTDVVPFLLADALTARGAIHHPAANFTAQTITDGRLVTGQNPQSARSAGEAVAALLTRQA; this is encoded by the coding sequence ATGACACGTGTACTGATTGCTCTCACCAGCCACTCCGAGCTCGGCGACACCGGCCGGAGCACCGGCTTCTACGTCTCCGAGGCGGCCGAACCCTGGGCCGTGTTCCAGGAGGCGGGTTTTGATGTCGACCTGGTCTCGGTCCGCGGCGGCCGCCCGCCGGTCGACGGCGTCGACGACACCGACCCGATCCAGCAGAAGTTCCTCGCCGCCGTGGACCTCGACCACACCGCGACCGCGGCCGAGCTCGACGCAGCGTCGTACGACGCCATCTTCTTCGCCGGCGGGCACGGGACGATGTGGGACTTCCCGCAGGACGAGGCACTGGCCGCGCTGGCCGCGGGGATCTACGAGCACGGCGGCGTGGTCGCGGCGGTCTGCCACGGGCCGTCGGCGCTCGTCAACCTGCGGCTGTCGGACGGCAGCTACCTGGTCGACGGGAAGAACGTTGCCGGCTTCACCAACGCGGAGGAGGCCGCGGTCGAGCTGACCGACGTGGTCCCGTTCCTGCTGGCCGACGCGCTCACCGCCCGCGGCGCGATCCATCACCCGGCGGCGAACTTCACCGCGCAGACGATCACCGACGGCCGGCTGGTCACCGGCCAGAACCCGCAGTCGGCGCGATCGGCCGGCGAAGCGGTCGCGGCGCTGCTCACTCGCCAGGCGTAG
- a CDS encoding DUF1992 domain-containing protein, protein MTERKPPGMKTQDWVEAQIKRAQNAGDFDDLAHAGKPLKLADGHDPDWWVKDFIRRENIETDALLPSAVQLRKEKDQVHEKVRGMRRESEVREYLADLNKRIRVAIRDTTGPVVPTGPVNEDAIVAQWRMDRPAREPVAPRTEQPRPKKKSIWQRLFS, encoded by the coding sequence ATGACCGAGCGCAAGCCACCGGGCATGAAGACCCAGGACTGGGTCGAGGCCCAGATCAAGCGAGCCCAGAACGCGGGCGACTTCGACGACCTGGCGCACGCCGGCAAGCCGCTGAAGCTGGCCGACGGACACGATCCGGACTGGTGGGTGAAGGACTTCATCCGCCGGGAGAACATCGAGACCGACGCGCTGCTCCCGTCCGCGGTCCAGTTGCGCAAGGAGAAGGACCAGGTCCACGAGAAGGTCCGCGGGATGCGCCGCGAGTCCGAGGTCCGCGAGTACCTGGCCGACCTGAACAAGCGGATCCGGGTCGCGATCCGCGACACCACCGGCCCCGTCGTGCCGACCGGACCGGTGAACGAGGACGCGATCGTCGCCCAGTGGCGGATGGACCGCCCGGCGCGGGAGCCCGTGGCCCCGCGGACCGAGCAGCCGCGGCCGAAGAAGAAGTCCATCTGGCAGCGCCTGTTCAGCTGA
- a CDS encoding LysR family transcriptional regulator, translating into MSASLDLLRTFLAVHRAGSVTGAAETLGLSQPTVTAQLKALESALGRSLFERQARGVRPTGAGDELARRVADPLDALQGLLRDELDTPSNTTLHLGGPADFLCHQVLPALAERFASGLQVRTTFGLPDDLLDRLLNRSLDLVVSSVRPRRAGLRVTPFYDEVFALVAAPRWSVEPLRRTPLIAYGEEAPILRRYWRTVFGSRLTRTVDLVVPDLRGVLDAVRAGAGASVLPTYLCQDALAAGELVLLADPELPPLNTLYLTTRSDAGPRSTAIVVRDELVRRFSR; encoded by the coding sequence GTGAGTGCCTCGCTGGACCTGCTCCGTACGTTCCTGGCCGTGCACCGCGCCGGATCGGTCACCGGGGCCGCGGAGACGCTCGGCCTTTCGCAGCCGACGGTGACCGCGCAGCTCAAGGCGCTGGAGTCGGCGCTCGGACGGTCACTGTTCGAGCGTCAGGCGCGCGGGGTCCGCCCGACCGGCGCCGGCGACGAGCTGGCCCGCCGCGTCGCCGACCCGCTCGACGCGCTACAAGGGTTGCTCCGCGACGAGCTCGACACGCCCAGCAACACAACCCTGCATCTCGGCGGACCGGCCGACTTCCTGTGCCACCAGGTCCTACCCGCCCTCGCCGAACGGTTCGCGAGCGGGCTGCAGGTGCGGACGACGTTCGGTCTGCCGGACGACCTCCTGGACCGGCTGCTCAATCGCAGCCTCGACCTCGTCGTCAGCTCGGTTCGCCCGCGGCGGGCCGGACTGCGCGTCACGCCGTTCTACGACGAGGTCTTCGCGCTGGTCGCCGCGCCGCGCTGGTCCGTGGAGCCGCTGCGCCGGACCCCGTTGATCGCGTACGGCGAGGAGGCGCCGATCCTGCGGCGGTACTGGCGGACCGTGTTCGGTTCGCGGCTCACGCGGACGGTGGATCTCGTCGTACCCGATCTGCGGGGTGTGCTGGACGCCGTCCGCGCGGGGGCCGGCGCCAGCGTGCTGCCGACGTACCTGTGTCAGGACGCGTTGGCCGCCGGTGAGCTGGTGCTGCTGGCGGATCCGGAGCTGCCGCCGTTGAACACGCTCTACCTGACCACGCGGTCGGACGCAGGACCGCGCAGTACCGCCATCGTCGTCCGCGACGAGCT
- a CDS encoding metalloregulator ArsR/SmtB family transcription factor has translation MSGVFAALADPTRRAILVQLKHGDATVAELAAPFSMSQPAVSKHLKVLEQAGLISRSQRATARLSHLEAEPLRAAVGWLMDYRAYWAESFDRLDDLLDDLKPDEAKPHEPKSDVPEVDVPEVDVPEVDVPEVDVPEGES, from the coding sequence TTGAGCGGGGTCTTCGCGGCGCTGGCCGATCCGACGCGGCGGGCGATACTGGTGCAGCTCAAGCACGGGGACGCCACGGTCGCGGAGCTCGCGGCGCCGTTCAGCATGTCGCAGCCGGCCGTGTCCAAACACCTCAAGGTGCTGGAGCAGGCCGGCCTGATCAGCCGCTCGCAACGGGCGACGGCCCGGCTCAGCCACCTCGAGGCCGAGCCGCTCCGGGCCGCGGTCGGCTGGCTGATGGACTACCGCGCGTACTGGGCGGAGAGCTTCGACCGCCTCGACGACCTACTCGACGACCTCAAGCCCGACGAAGCCAAGCCCCACGAACCCAAGTCCGACGTACCCGAGGTCGACGTACCCGAGGTCGACGTACCCGAGGTCGACGTACCCGAGGTCGACGTACCCGAGGGGGAGTCGTGA
- a CDS encoding aldehyde dehydrogenase family protein — protein MAGEVLSVVGGERVAEAVRRTPSTNPARLDEVVGTVGSAGPEVFVRAAAAGRTAQAAWAATPAPQRGQVISNVGRLMTANKERLAALVTQEIGKPIAEARGEVQEIIDTCDFFLGEGRRLYGQTVPSEMPDKQLFTFRRPVGTVAVITAGNFPVAVPSWYLVPALLCGNTAVWKPAEYSAVVSDAFYEIFAHGGVPAGVLNVVYADGPDTFAGLEQALQARLIDKVGFTGSSAVGTRIGELCGRHLQTPCLELGGKNPMVITEDADLDLAVEGALFSGFGTAGQRCTSLGTAIVHRSVYDEFLDRFGRATADAAMGDPAQDVLFGPLLDEKFATGFEKSLGWIAAHHRVIGRTGRVTAENPRQGFVGDPEAGLFYHPTIVAGVRADDELFLNETFGPVVGVTSYSTLDEAIALGNKPGYGLSSSIYTTDPNKAFRFAQGISAGMVSVNNSTSGAEAHLPFGGNGKSGNGSRQSGMWVLDQFTRWQSMNWDYSGRLQKAQMDTVTVEADLAFRLP, from the coding sequence ATGGCCGGTGAGGTGCTGTCCGTTGTCGGTGGCGAGCGCGTGGCGGAAGCGGTACGGCGTACACCGTCGACCAACCCCGCGCGGTTGGACGAGGTCGTCGGGACGGTCGGCAGCGCCGGGCCGGAGGTGTTCGTCCGGGCGGCCGCGGCAGGGCGGACAGCGCAGGCCGCCTGGGCCGCGACGCCCGCACCGCAGCGCGGTCAGGTGATCTCGAACGTCGGGCGGCTGATGACAGCCAACAAGGAGCGGCTCGCCGCGCTCGTCACGCAGGAGATCGGGAAACCGATCGCGGAAGCCCGCGGCGAGGTGCAGGAAATCATCGACACCTGCGACTTCTTCCTCGGCGAGGGCCGCCGGCTCTACGGCCAGACCGTGCCGTCGGAAATGCCGGACAAGCAGCTGTTCACGTTCCGGCGCCCGGTCGGAACGGTCGCCGTGATCACGGCCGGAAACTTTCCGGTCGCCGTTCCGTCCTGGTACCTGGTCCCCGCGCTGCTCTGCGGAAACACCGCGGTCTGGAAACCGGCGGAATATTCCGCGGTCGTTTCCGACGCGTTCTACGAGATCTTCGCCCACGGCGGCGTACCGGCCGGGGTGCTGAACGTGGTGTACGCCGACGGTCCGGACACCTTCGCCGGGCTCGAGCAGGCCTTGCAGGCGCGGCTGATCGACAAGGTCGGGTTCACCGGGTCGAGCGCGGTCGGCACCCGGATCGGCGAGCTGTGCGGCCGGCACCTGCAGACCCCGTGCCTGGAGCTCGGCGGCAAGAACCCGATGGTGATCACCGAGGACGCGGACCTCGACCTGGCCGTCGAGGGCGCGTTGTTCTCCGGTTTCGGCACCGCCGGACAACGCTGCACTTCCCTCGGTACGGCGATCGTGCACCGGTCCGTGTACGACGAGTTCCTGGACCGCTTCGGCCGCGCCACCGCGGACGCGGCGATGGGCGATCCGGCGCAGGACGTGCTGTTCGGGCCGTTGCTGGACGAGAAGTTCGCCACCGGGTTCGAGAAGTCGCTGGGCTGGATCGCCGCGCACCACCGGGTGATCGGCCGCACCGGGCGGGTCACCGCGGAGAACCCGCGCCAGGGGTTCGTCGGCGACCCGGAGGCGGGGTTGTTCTACCACCCCACGATCGTGGCCGGTGTCCGCGCGGACGACGAGCTGTTCCTGAACGAGACGTTCGGGCCGGTCGTCGGCGTCACGTCGTACAGCACACTCGACGAGGCGATTGCGCTGGGCAACAAACCGGGGTACGGCCTGTCGAGTTCGATCTACACGACCGATCCGAACAAGGCGTTCCGGTTCGCGCAGGGCATCTCGGCGGGGATGGTGAGCGTGAACAACTCGACGTCCGGCGCCGAGGCGCATCTGCCGTTCGGCGGCAACGGGAAGTCGGGCAACGGGTCCCGGCAGAGCGGGATGTGGGTGCTGGACCAGTTCACCCGCTGGCAGTCGATGAACTGGGACTACTCGGGCCGGCTGCAGAAGGCGCAGATGGACACGGTGACGGTCGAGGCCGACCTGGCGTTCCGGCTGCCGTGA
- a CDS encoding thiamine pyrophosphate-dependent enzyme, producing MRTFAERVRGLVPAPWEHDAELLRSLYDAQLGSRHADLAARWMQSQGTGFYTIGSAGHEGNAAVAAALRPTDPALLHYRSGAFYLTRAAQCGSKEGLRDILLGVAAATSEPIAGGRHKVFGRHELSIIPQTSTIASHLPRAMGVAFSMNRSAKLGVPSPWPADAIVVTSFGDASANHSTATGAINAALHASYQGLPMPLLLVCEDNGIGISVRTPDGWIRQAYGQRPGLRYFDADGTDLDAALSMATEAATFVRRNRRPAFLRLRTVRLLGHAGSDVEAAYRSPAELAADEELDPLLGTARYLLGAGVTADEIIELYEDKQAEALRIAAEVAGLPQLTSASAVAAPLRFPAPEAVADALPRRTPSAEPLTLSQSINRALSDVLASYPEAMVFGEDVGRKGGVYGVTRGLQKAFGPARVFDTLLDEQSILGLALGAGVSGLLPLPEIQYLAYLHNAEDQLRGEAASLKFFSQEQYANPMVLRIAGYGYQKGFGGHFHNDDAIGVLRDIPGIVIASPSRPDDAAAMLHACAAAARSSGTVSVFLEPIALYHRRDLYADGDGRWLAPYPEDSVPIGRGRTYGDGTGLTIVTFGNGVPMSLRVAARVPGVRVLDLRWLAPLPVEDLLREANITGRVLVADETRRSGGVSEGVLATLIDHGFTGRLARVTSYDSYVPLGAAAHEVLLSEETIETAARALLDG from the coding sequence ATGAGGACCTTCGCCGAACGCGTCCGCGGCCTCGTCCCGGCCCCGTGGGAGCACGACGCCGAGTTGCTCCGCAGCCTGTACGACGCGCAGCTCGGCAGCCGGCACGCGGACCTGGCCGCCCGTTGGATGCAGTCCCAGGGCACCGGCTTCTACACGATCGGCTCGGCCGGGCACGAGGGCAACGCGGCCGTCGCCGCCGCCCTGCGGCCGACGGACCCGGCGCTGCTGCACTACCGCTCCGGCGCGTTCTACCTGACCCGCGCGGCGCAGTGCGGCTCGAAGGAGGGCCTGCGCGACATCCTGCTCGGCGTCGCGGCGGCCACCAGCGAGCCGATCGCGGGCGGCCGGCACAAGGTGTTCGGCCGGCACGAGCTGTCGATCATCCCGCAGACGTCGACGATCGCCTCGCACCTGCCGCGGGCGATGGGCGTCGCGTTCTCGATGAACCGGTCGGCGAAGCTCGGCGTACCGTCCCCGTGGCCGGCCGACGCGATCGTGGTGACCAGCTTCGGCGACGCGTCCGCGAACCACTCCACCGCGACCGGTGCGATCAACGCGGCGCTGCACGCGTCGTACCAAGGCCTGCCGATGCCGCTGCTGCTGGTCTGCGAGGACAACGGGATCGGGATCAGCGTGCGCACCCCGGACGGCTGGATCCGGCAGGCGTACGGCCAGCGCCCGGGGCTGCGGTACTTCGACGCGGACGGCACCGACCTGGACGCGGCGCTGTCGATGGCGACCGAGGCGGCGACCTTCGTACGACGGAACCGGCGGCCGGCGTTCCTGCGGTTGCGGACCGTCCGGCTGCTCGGGCATGCGGGATCGGATGTCGAGGCGGCGTACCGCTCGCCGGCCGAGCTGGCTGCTGACGAGGAGCTGGATCCGCTGCTCGGCACCGCGCGCTACCTGCTCGGCGCCGGCGTCACCGCGGACGAGATCATCGAACTGTACGAGGACAAGCAGGCCGAGGCGCTCCGGATCGCGGCCGAGGTCGCCGGCCTGCCGCAGCTGACGTCGGCATCAGCCGTTGCGGCACCCCTGCGCTTCCCGGCGCCGGAGGCCGTCGCCGACGCCTTGCCGCGGCGTACGCCGTCCGCGGAGCCCCTGACGCTGAGCCAGTCGATCAACCGGGCGTTGAGCGACGTACTGGCGTCGTACCCGGAGGCGATGGTCTTCGGCGAGGACGTCGGCCGCAAGGGCGGGGTGTACGGCGTGACGCGCGGGCTGCAGAAGGCGTTCGGGCCGGCGCGGGTGTTCGACACGCTGCTCGACGAGCAGTCGATCCTCGGGCTCGCGTTGGGTGCTGGTGTGTCGGGGCTGCTGCCGCTGCCGGAGATCCAGTACCTGGCCTATCTGCACAACGCGGAGGACCAGTTGCGCGGCGAGGCGGCGTCGCTGAAGTTCTTCTCGCAGGAGCAGTACGCGAACCCGATGGTGCTGCGGATCGCCGGGTACGGGTACCAGAAGGGCTTCGGCGGGCATTTCCACAACGACGACGCGATCGGCGTCCTGCGGGACATCCCGGGGATCGTGATCGCGTCACCGTCGCGGCCCGACGACGCGGCCGCGATGCTGCACGCGTGCGCGGCGGCGGCGCGGTCGTCCGGCACGGTGAGCGTGTTCCTCGAGCCGATCGCTCTGTACCACCGGCGGGACCTGTACGCCGACGGCGACGGGCGGTGGCTGGCGCCGTACCCGGAGGATTCGGTGCCGATCGGTCGCGGGCGGACGTACGGCGACGGGACCGGGCTGACGATCGTGACGTTCGGGAACGGGGTGCCGATGAGTCTTCGGGTGGCGGCCCGGGTGCCGGGTGTCCGGGTGCTCGACCTGCGCTGGCTGGCGCCGTTGCCGGTCGAGGATCTGTTGCGCGAGGCAAACATCACCGGCCGGGTGCTGGTCGCGGACGAGACGCGGCGGTCGGGCGGTGTGTCCGAGGGTGTGCTGGCCACGTTGATCGACCACGGGTTCACGGGACGGCTCGCGCGGGTGACGAGTTACGACTCGTACGTGCCGCTCGGGGCGGCCGCGCACGAGGTATTGCTCAGCGAAGAGACGATCGAGACCGCGGCTCGGGCGCTGCTGGACGGCTGA
- a CDS encoding FAD-binding oxidoreductase, with product MAGELPDRADVVVVGGGVMGTSIAFHLAEAGVERVLLLEKDELGSGSTCKAAGGVRANFSDEVNIALGARSLEAFARFGDRPGQEIDLRRVGYLFLLETAEQIEHFRESTELQNRLQDTGGLPTRMVSADEAVALAPIVAPEGLVGACFSPTAGHCTPESVVLGYASAARRLGARLVTGCEVLGIDAVGNQISVVRTSGGDVRTRTVICAAGAWSAQIGAMVGVDLPVVPLRRQIVVTEAVPGLPPRLPMTIDFSSTFYFHREGPGLLVGLSDPDEEPGFRLSRTDAWIPRLTTAMARRAPSLLDVGLTGGWAGLYEVTPDHNALIGEDDTVSRFLYATGFSGHGFLQGPAVGEVVRDLYLDRTPFVDVAPLNAARFRTSGTRTERNIV from the coding sequence ATGGCCGGCGAGCTCCCCGACCGCGCCGACGTGGTGGTGGTCGGCGGTGGCGTGATGGGGACGAGTATCGCGTTCCATCTCGCGGAGGCCGGCGTGGAACGGGTGCTGTTGCTGGAGAAGGACGAGCTCGGCTCCGGCTCGACCTGCAAGGCGGCCGGCGGGGTGCGGGCGAACTTCTCCGACGAGGTCAACATAGCGCTCGGCGCTCGCAGCCTGGAGGCGTTCGCGCGGTTCGGTGATCGGCCGGGGCAGGAGATCGACCTGCGGCGGGTCGGCTACCTGTTCCTGCTGGAAACTGCTGAGCAGATTGAGCATTTCCGGGAGAGCACGGAACTGCAGAACCGCTTGCAGGACACCGGTGGCCTACCTACCCGGATGGTGTCGGCCGACGAAGCTGTTGCGCTGGCGCCGATCGTGGCGCCGGAGGGTCTGGTGGGGGCCTGTTTCTCGCCGACAGCTGGACACTGTACGCCGGAATCCGTTGTCCTCGGGTACGCGTCGGCCGCCCGGCGGCTCGGGGCACGGTTGGTCACCGGCTGTGAGGTGCTGGGAATCGATGCGGTAGGCAACCAGATCTCGGTGGTGCGGACGAGTGGCGGTGACGTACGCACGCGGACGGTGATCTGTGCGGCGGGTGCTTGGTCGGCGCAGATTGGCGCCATGGTCGGCGTGGATCTGCCGGTGGTGCCGTTGCGGCGGCAGATCGTGGTCACCGAGGCGGTCCCGGGGCTGCCGCCGCGGTTGCCGATGACGATCGACTTCAGCAGTACGTTCTACTTCCACCGCGAGGGTCCCGGGCTGCTGGTCGGGCTGTCAGATCCCGACGAGGAACCCGGTTTCCGGCTCAGCCGGACGGACGCGTGGATCCCGCGGCTGACCACCGCGATGGCGAGGCGGGCGCCGTCACTGCTCGACGTCGGGCTGACCGGTGGATGGGCGGGTCTGTACGAGGTGACACCGGACCACAACGCCCTGATCGGCGAGGACGACACGGTGTCGCGCTTCCTCTACGCCACCGGCTTCTCCGGCCACGGTTTCCTCCAGGGCCCGGCCGTCGGCGAGGTGGTCCGCGACCTCTACCTCGACCGCACCCCCTTCGTAGACGTCGCCCCGCTGAACGCGGCCCGCTTCCGCACGTCCGGCACCCGCACCGAACGAAACATCGTCTGA
- a CDS encoding NAD(P)-binding domain-containing protein encodes MTVLLNRSTILRALDIPTVLDNLRAGFTQHPEIAPQRVRTDLPGPGTATTLLPGLLPGIPAYTVKVNAKFPTATPALRGIICLHDLTDGTLLAILDSTTLTAWRTGLSAALATNLLAPHGTEGSAVVGVVGAGVQAGMVVRGLDALGGVEGLVVCDVDRERAAGFLGELGIPGVVVGSAVEVVGRADVVVLATWSREPLLGVADVRGGVHLTTLGADEPGKVELSAELLRAARVVVDDRELAVRMGALGNVGLGTEAAHATLSEVLTGRAAGRSTADEITVYAPVGLPWQDLAIAWPVYQSAKEHGATIDFLG; translated from the coding sequence ATGACAGTCCTTCTCAACCGCTCCACAATCCTCCGAGCACTGGACATCCCCACGGTCCTGGACAACTTGCGCGCAGGCTTCACCCAGCACCCCGAGATCGCCCCCCAACGAGTCCGCACCGACCTCCCCGGCCCAGGCACAGCAACCACCCTGCTCCCAGGCCTCCTCCCCGGAATCCCCGCGTACACGGTCAAGGTCAACGCCAAGTTCCCCACCGCCACCCCAGCCCTCCGCGGCATCATCTGCCTACACGACCTCACCGACGGCACCCTCCTGGCAATCCTCGACTCCACCACCCTCACCGCCTGGCGCACAGGCCTCTCCGCCGCCCTAGCCACCAACCTCCTGGCCCCGCACGGAACCGAGGGGTCTGCGGTGGTTGGGGTGGTTGGGGCTGGGGTTCAGGCGGGGATGGTTGTGCGGGGGTTGGATGCGTTGGGTGGGGTTGAGGGGCTGGTGGTGTGTGACGTGGATCGGGAGCGAGCCGCCGGGTTTCTTGGTGAGCTTGGGATTCCGGGGGTGGTGGTTGGGTCGGCTGTTGAGGTTGTGGGGCGGGCGGATGTTGTTGTGTTGGCTACCTGGTCGCGGGAGCCGTTGCTGGGGGTGGCGGATGTCAGGGGTGGGGTGCACCTGACGACGTTGGGTGCTGATGAGCCTGGGAAGGTGGAACTGTCGGCCGAGTTGCTTCGCGCCGCGCGCGTGGTGGTCGACGACCGGGAGCTCGCCGTGCGGATGGGGGCTCTCGGCAACGTTGGTCTCGGCACCGAGGCTGCCCATGCGACGTTGAGCGAGGTGCTGACGGGACGCGCCGCCGGACGCAGTACGGCGGACGAGATCACCGTCTATGCACCCGTCGGGCTGCCTTGGCAGGACCTGGCGATTGCCTGGCCGGTGTACCAGTCCGCCAAGGAGCACGGGGCGACGATCGACTTCCTGGGCTAG
- a CDS encoding SRPBCC domain-containing protein: MKVIAEPGVPQVVIVREFAAPRELLFRAYTEPELVPRWLGPAGLELVVNQLDPRHGGRWRWTHYDGDGKGYVFHGLYHGDPTPERIVQTYEFDQAPGTVYLNLITFDEAGGITTLTQNTVFFAVEDRELYVDGGMERGIRESLQRLDDLVTELAEEAH; the protein is encoded by the coding sequence GTGAAGGTCATCGCGGAACCCGGAGTTCCGCAGGTGGTCATCGTCCGGGAGTTCGCCGCGCCGCGCGAACTGCTGTTCCGCGCCTACACCGAGCCGGAGCTGGTGCCGCGCTGGCTCGGGCCGGCTGGTCTCGAGCTGGTCGTCAACCAGCTCGATCCGCGGCACGGCGGCCGCTGGCGGTGGACGCACTACGACGGCGACGGCAAGGGCTACGTGTTCCACGGGCTGTACCACGGCGACCCGACACCGGAGCGGATCGTGCAGACGTACGAGTTCGACCAGGCGCCCGGGACCGTCTACCTGAACCTGATCACCTTCGACGAGGCCGGCGGCATCACCACGCTGACCCAGAACACCGTGTTCTTCGCGGTCGAGGACCGCGAACTGTACGTCGACGGCGGCATGGAGCGCGGCATCCGCGAATCGCTGCAGCGCCTCGACGACCTCGTCACCGAACTGGCCGAGGAGGCCCACTGA
- a CDS encoding SDR family oxidoreductase: MMLTDKNAIVYGAAGPIGAAVAKTFASEGAHVFLAGRTADRLERVADEIRGAGGKAETGVVDALDERSVDEHAAAIGRIDISFNLIGHKQYFGTPLVEMPLAEVEEPVRNMFRTFYLTSRAAARQMIKQGSGVILTFGGYGDPAANLGAFQAGFGAVEALRRSLARELGPHGVRVITLQTNGIPESNPDTYPEDFRREVAEYTAAQTMLNRAATLADVGAVAAFAASDHASSITGTALNLTAGAVVN; encoded by the coding sequence ATGATGCTCACCGACAAGAACGCGATCGTGTACGGCGCGGCCGGCCCGATCGGCGCGGCGGTCGCGAAAACGTTTGCCTCCGAAGGCGCACACGTTTTCCTGGCCGGCCGCACGGCGGACCGCCTGGAACGGGTCGCGGACGAGATCCGCGGCGCCGGCGGCAAGGCCGAGACCGGCGTCGTGGACGCGCTCGACGAACGCTCGGTCGACGAGCACGCCGCCGCGATCGGGCGGATCGACATCTCGTTCAACCTGATCGGCCACAAGCAGTACTTCGGGACGCCGCTGGTCGAGATGCCGCTCGCCGAGGTCGAGGAACCAGTGCGGAACATGTTCCGGACGTTCTACCTCACGTCGCGCGCGGCGGCGCGGCAGATGATCAAGCAGGGCTCCGGCGTGATCCTCACCTTCGGCGGGTACGGCGATCCGGCGGCGAACCTCGGCGCGTTCCAGGCCGGGTTCGGCGCGGTGGAGGCGCTGCGGCGCAGCCTGGCCCGCGAGCTCGGGCCGCACGGCGTCCGAGTGATCACGCTGCAGACCAACGGCATCCCGGAGTCGAACCCGGATACCTACCCGGAGGACTTCCGCCGCGAGGTCGCGGAGTACACCGCCGCGCAGACGATGCTGAACCGCGCCGCAACCCTGGCCGACGTCGGCGCCGTCGCAGCCTTCGCCGCCTCCGACCACGCCAGCTCGATCACCGGCACCGCGCTCAACCTCACGGCCGGCGCGGTCGTCAACTAG